One part of the Desulfuromonadaceae bacterium genome encodes these proteins:
- a CDS encoding peptidase M16 has protein sequence GTFSLLSYRDPHVQRTLDVYDAAARWAARGDFDDAAIKEAIIAVFADLDRPLSPGGRGAREFANQCQGLTCELRQQMRAAILDVDHEHLVAVAEHYLVAGREHSAVAVVASEELLQTANTTLAEKLEIRPV, from the coding sequence GGGGACCTTTTCACTCCTTTCCTATCGTGATCCGCATGTGCAGCGTACCCTTGATGTTTACGATGCTGCGGCCCGCTGGGCGGCGCGCGGTGATTTTGATGACGCCGCTATCAAAGAGGCGATCATCGCTGTATTTGCTGATCTTGATCGCCCGCTCTCGCCGGGCGGACGGGGGGCGCGGGAGTTTGCCAATCAGTGTCAGGGGCTGACGTGTGAACTGCGCCAGCAGATGCGCGCCGCCATTCTTGACGTCGATCACGAGCATCTCGTTGCCGTGGCTGAACACTATCTGGTTGCCGGGCGGGAGCACAGCGCGGTGGCAGTGGTTGCCAGCGAGGAACTGTTGCAAACGGCAAATACGACCTTGGCTGAAAAGCTCGAAATCAGACCTGTCTGA
- the nadC gene encoding carboxylating nicotinate-nucleotide diphosphorylase, giving the protein MTLVDQIIRNALHEDIGGGDLTTIATIPPTTQTRAELVAKDDFTLAGIDVAGKVFKALNSAIDYEPLTRDGHQVRRGDVLAWIRGDAASILQGERVALNLLQRMCGAATLTRRFVDAVAGTKAAIVDTRKTTPGLRVLEKYAVRMGGGRNHRTALYDGILIKENHIAAAGSIEAALQRAKDYAPHTLKIEIETRDLDEVRQALDGGADIILLDNMDLATLRQAVELVAGRALTEASGGVNLETVRDIAETGVNFISVGALTHSCRAVDISLLFD; this is encoded by the coding sequence ATGACACTAGTTGACCAGATTATTCGTAATGCTTTGCACGAGGATATCGGTGGTGGTGACCTGACCACAATCGCGACGATTCCCCCCACGACACAAACGCGCGCTGAACTGGTGGCGAAGGACGATTTTACTCTTGCCGGAATCGATGTTGCGGGGAAGGTTTTCAAGGCATTAAATAGCGCTATCGACTATGAGCCATTGACCCGCGATGGCCATCAAGTGCGCCGGGGGGATGTTCTGGCCTGGATCAGGGGGGATGCCGCATCAATTTTGCAGGGGGAGCGCGTTGCTCTGAACCTGTTGCAGCGAATGTGCGGAGCTGCAACGCTGACGCGCCGCTTCGTTGACGCGGTGGCCGGGACCAAAGCGGCGATTGTCGATACGCGAAAGACGACCCCGGGATTGCGCGTCCTTGAAAAATACGCGGTACGGATGGGGGGCGGGCGCAATCATCGGACGGCCCTTTACGACGGCATTCTGATCAAGGAAAATCATATCGCCGCTGCGGGAAGCATCGAAGCGGCATTGCAGCGGGCGAAAGATTATGCTCCGCACACACTCAAGATTGAGATTGAAACACGAGATCTGGATGAAGTTCGACAGGCCCTTGATGGTGGAGCAGATATTATTCTGCTCGACAATATGGATCTGGCGACGTTGCGACAGGCGGTGGAGCTGGTTGCCGGACGCGCCTTGACGGAAGCTTCGGGGGGCGTCAATCTTGAGACGGTGCGTGATATCGCCGAGACCGGCGTCAATTTTATTTCGGTAGGAGCCTTGACGCACTCCTGTCGAGCCGTCGATATTTCCCTGCTTTTTGATTGA
- a CDS encoding biotin--[acetyl-CoA-carboxylase] ligase, with protein sequence MARGDLSGKILKLFREQPAGFVSGALLSRELGVTRAAIWKQVDRLRQRGYQIEAVSSKGYQLLETPDLLAADELAADLGNTRIGRQLVCFEEIDSTNVQARRLAEEGCADGTVVIADRQTAGRGRLGRGWVSPAGVNFYGSIVLRPPIPAVEASQLTFLSAVATREAIAACGALLPTMKWPNDILLLGRKVAGLLNELDAETERVNFVILGIGVNLNMTADQFPADLRYPATSVLLETGTPVLRLTFARRLLQRLDHWYQHYLQDGFEPVLRAWEEGCDLVGSEVEVDCRGILRRGTVTGLDSDGALLLRTAASPRERILAGDVRRL encoded by the coding sequence ATGGCGCGCGGCGATCTTTCCGGCAAGATTCTCAAACTTTTTCGTGAACAGCCTGCGGGGTTTGTTTCGGGGGCACTGTTAAGCCGTGAACTGGGGGTGACGCGCGCGGCGATCTGGAAGCAGGTTGATCGCTTGCGTCAGCGCGGCTACCAGATTGAGGCGGTGAGCTCGAAGGGGTATCAGCTCCTGGAAACGCCGGATTTATTAGCCGCCGATGAACTGGCGGCGGATCTCGGCAACACCCGTATCGGGCGGCAACTGGTTTGTTTTGAGGAGATCGATTCGACCAATGTACAGGCGCGGCGACTGGCGGAAGAGGGGTGTGCTGACGGCACGGTGGTGATTGCTGATCGTCAGACTGCCGGTCGCGGTCGCCTTGGGCGAGGATGGGTTTCGCCGGCCGGGGTGAATTTTTATGGTTCGATTGTGCTGCGCCCGCCGATCCCGGCGGTTGAGGCAAGTCAGCTGACTTTTTTGTCGGCGGTTGCCACGCGTGAAGCGATTGCCGCCTGCGGGGCGCTTTTGCCGACCATGAAATGGCCGAACGACATTCTGCTCCTGGGCCGAAAAGTCGCCGGACTGCTCAACGAACTGGATGCCGAGACCGAGCGGGTCAACTTTGTCATCCTCGGTATCGGGGTGAATCTCAACATGACCGCAGACCAGTTCCCTGCCGATTTACGTTATCCGGCAACATCTGTATTGCTGGAGACCGGGACCCCGGTTTTGCGACTGACTTTCGCCCGTCGATTGCTGCAAAGGCTTGATCACTGGTATCAGCACTACCTGCAGGACGGATTTGAGCCGGTATTGCGCGCCTGGGAGGAGGGCTGTGATCTGGTCGGGAGTGAGGTTGAAGTTGATTGTCGTGGTATCTTGCGGCGTGGTACCGTCACTGGCCTGGACAGTGACGGGGCGTTGCTGCTGCGGACGGCAGCAAGTCCACGGGAACGCATCCTTGCCGGTGATGTCCGGCGCTTGTAG
- a CDS encoding type III pantothenate kinase, which yields MLLVIDVGNTHTVLGVYRDDELLHRWRVTSDVSRTVDEYAALCHQLFQLSALHFSALNGVVISSVVPPLVKTLETLCRRYLNCSPCVVGPGIETGMPIHYDDPGQVGADRLVNAVAAYEKYRRSLIIVDLGTATTFDCISADGCFEGGAIAPGLGISAEALFSRTRQLPPVEFKSPPQVIGKNTEHSMQSGIFYGYVGLVDGIVERMQRELPDEPLTVATGGLAAVIVAASRTISVTDADLTLDGLRIIYQRNKQRFDTLNGE from the coding sequence GTGCTGCTGGTTATTGATGTTGGGAACACCCATACCGTCCTCGGTGTCTATCGTGATGATGAGCTGCTTCACCGCTGGCGGGTGACGAGCGATGTTTCGCGTACGGTTGACGAATATGCGGCCCTTTGTCACCAACTTTTCCAACTATCGGCTCTGCACTTTTCTGCTTTGAACGGGGTGGTTATTTCCAGTGTTGTTCCCCCGCTGGTGAAAACGCTGGAAACGCTCTGTCGTCGTTATCTCAACTGTTCCCCTTGTGTGGTTGGCCCCGGCATTGAGACCGGCATGCCAATCCATTATGATGACCCGGGTCAGGTCGGCGCCGATCGGCTGGTGAATGCTGTTGCCGCCTATGAAAAATATCGTCGCTCCCTGATCATCGTCGATCTCGGCACCGCGACGACGTTCGACTGTATCTCTGCGGACGGTTGCTTTGAGGGGGGGGCCATTGCTCCCGGTCTCGGTATTTCAGCCGAGGCCCTTTTTTCTCGAACCCGCCAGTTACCACCGGTTGAATTCAAGAGTCCGCCGCAGGTGATCGGTAAAAATACTGAACATAGCATGCAGTCGGGGATTTTTTACGGCTATGTCGGTCTGGTGGACGGCATCGTTGAACGCATGCAGCGGGAGTTACCTGATGAGCCGTTGACGGTGGCGACCGGCGGTCTGGCCGCAGTGATTGTCGCCGCATCACGAACGATCAGCGTGACTGATGCGGATCTGACGCTGGACGGGTTGCGAATTATTTATCAGAGGAACAAACAGCGTTTTGACACCCTGAACGGCGAATGA
- the fusA gene encoding elongation factor G, giving the protein MAKIETSNIRNLGIVGQGDAGKTSLTEAILFNTGMTDRLGHVDDGTSTMDFEPEEVKRRITISSSLHHCHWKDHDLHIVDTPGYTNFLHDTRNCLRILGGAVLVVSAVDGVKAQTSTLWKWAEEFEVPRMVFINKLDRERSDYLKTVDDIEKTLSTRAVAINMPIGQESDFQGIIDLISMQARIFQFDEKGTYEETEIPAEYRDEAERLRTILVEAAAESDDALMEKYLEEETLSTDEILHGLREGTLTQVFTPVVCGSATANIGIRQLLNYIVCCLPSPLDKGTQIGINPKTQEEVQREPDANEPFSAMVFKTISDPYTGKLTLFRIYSGTLKSDSVVYNPNRECTERISQLFLMEGKKQKPVSEAFAGDIVAVAKLKETATGDTLCDGGKPIVFASPMALKPVISFALEARSKGDEEKIMSSLQRLMEEDPTLQVQRDEETKEMILSGMGQVHVEVAIEKLKRKFGVDVILKEPKVPYRETLKKSVDQHYRHKKQSGGRGQFADVHIRVEPLPRGSGYEFVDKVVGGVVPRQYIPAVDKGVQETLRKGMLAGYPVQDVRVTLYDGQHHSVDSSEMAFKIAGSMAFKRASESAVPVLLEPIMQMEITVPDECVGDVIGDMNSRRGKVLGVDPQGSNQVVGVQVPMAEVLKYAPELRSMTSDRGLFSMEFSHYEEVPSHLTAKLIAELNQE; this is encoded by the coding sequence ATGGCAAAGATCGAGACGTCTAATATCAGGAATCTTGGTATTGTCGGGCAAGGTGACGCGGGGAAAACCTCGTTGACCGAGGCAATTCTGTTCAATACCGGCATGACTGACCGCCTGGGGCATGTCGATGACGGGACTTCGACGATGGATTTTGAACCGGAAGAGGTGAAGCGGCGGATCACGATCAGTTCGAGCCTGCATCACTGTCACTGGAAGGATCATGATCTGCATATCGTTGATACCCCCGGTTATACGAACTTTCTCCATGATACCCGAAATTGTCTGCGCATCCTGGGGGGCGCGGTTTTGGTTGTCTCGGCGGTTGACGGCGTCAAGGCCCAGACTTCAACCCTCTGGAAATGGGCGGAGGAGTTTGAAGTCCCGCGGATGGTTTTTATTAACAAGCTCGATCGCGAACGCTCCGATTATCTGAAAACCGTTGATGATATAGAAAAAACGCTCAGCACCCGGGCAGTGGCAATAAATATGCCGATTGGACAGGAAAGCGATTTTCAGGGGATTATTGACCTGATTTCGATGCAGGCCCGCATTTTTCAATTCGACGAAAAGGGGACTTACGAAGAAACGGAAATCCCTGCGGAATATCGTGATGAAGCTGAGCGGCTACGGACCATTCTGGTTGAAGCCGCAGCGGAGTCAGATGATGCGCTGATGGAGAAATATCTTGAGGAAGAAACGCTTTCCACCGATGAAATTCTGCACGGATTGCGTGAAGGAACGCTGACCCAGGTATTTACTCCAGTGGTGTGCGGCAGCGCTACGGCGAATATTGGTATCCGTCAATTGCTCAATTATATCGTTTGTTGTTTGCCTTCACCGCTTGACAAGGGCACGCAGATCGGGATCAATCCCAAAACGCAGGAGGAGGTGCAGCGTGAGCCCGATGCGAACGAACCTTTTTCGGCGATGGTGTTCAAGACAATTAGTGATCCCTATACGGGGAAACTGACCCTTTTCAGGATCTACTCGGGGACGTTGAAGTCAGATTCCGTAGTTTATAATCCCAACCGGGAATGCACGGAGCGGATTTCCCAGCTTTTCCTGATGGAGGGGAAGAAGCAAAAACCGGTCAGCGAAGCGTTTGCGGGGGATATCGTGGCGGTTGCCAAGCTCAAGGAAACAGCCACGGGGGATACCTTGTGTGACGGAGGAAAACCGATCGTTTTTGCCAGTCCGATGGCACTCAAGCCGGTGATTTCCTTTGCTCTGGAAGCCAGAAGTAAAGGGGACGAAGAGAAAATCATGAGTTCACTCCAGCGGTTGATGGAGGAAGACCCGACCTTGCAGGTGCAACGCGACGAAGAAACAAAAGAAATGATCCTCTCGGGGATGGGGCAGGTGCATGTCGAAGTCGCGATTGAGAAATTGAAACGTAAGTTTGGTGTCGATGTCATTCTCAAGGAACCGAAGGTCCCTTACCGGGAAACGTTGAAAAAGTCGGTCGATCAACACTATCGACATAAAAAGCAGTCAGGCGGTCGTGGCCAGTTTGCGGATGTCCATATCCGGGTTGAACCGCTACCGCGGGGGAGTGGTTACGAATTTGTTGATAAGGTTGTCGGCGGAGTTGTGCCGCGGCAATATATTCCGGCCGTCGATAAGGGGGTTCAGGAAACGTTGCGCAAGGGGATGCTGGCCGGTTATCCGGTTCAGGATGTTCGCGTAACCCTCTACGATGGTCAGCACCACTCGGTCGATTCCTCCGAGATGGCCTTCAAAATCGCCGGTTCAATGGCTTTTAAACGGGCCTCGGAGAGTGCCGTTCCGGTACTTCTGGAGCCGATCATGCAAATGGAGATTACCGTTCCCGATGAGTGTGTCGGGGATGTTATCGGGGACATGAATTCCCGGCGAGGCAAGGTTCTCGGCGTCGATCCGCAGGGGAGCAATCAGGTCGTTGGCGTTCAGGTACCGATGGCAGAAGTGCTTAAATATGCGCCGGAGCTGCGTTCCATGACTTCTGACCGTGGACTTTTCAGTATGGAGTTTTCACACTACGAGGAAGTCCCTTCGCATCTGACCGCGAAGTTAATTGCCGAATTAAATCAGGAATAA
- a CDS encoding SPOR domain-containing protein, with the protein MKFPSFKKRSAAGKTPEEKPQQTKASRGAGGKGSQTRLLVLLLLLVVLGVGASFYLGIIPGMPEPAQQAPVTQQVKRQAIAKPETSSVQKQAIPKPPESTQKPVAVVKPVPTKETKKVVEEQVPAQPVAAVASQPMVKKTVAATTAVPSVKPQPVTTVLPVKSADKPAVKKQKLGNYTVQVGTFLIPDSVKKARNVIRKLGFDPVVTDVRQAVNMTRLRADVYPDKAAAVARVKQLKSVAPDSFYLQVGAEYHVYVGSFFNIDTGRRFADHLYTRGILLEEEEVSIVKTLKQVSFGQFVEKKEADQAAAKARKKGLDAQVSGLGSHR; encoded by the coding sequence ATGAAATTTCCGAGTTTCAAGAAAAGGTCTGCTGCTGGGAAGACGCCAGAAGAAAAACCGCAGCAGACAAAAGCGTCCAGGGGCGCTGGCGGCAAAGGGTCTCAGACACGATTGCTGGTATTGTTGCTCCTGCTGGTTGTCCTCGGCGTCGGTGCCAGTTTTTACCTTGGAATTATTCCGGGGATGCCAGAACCTGCGCAACAGGCTCCGGTGACGCAGCAGGTCAAACGGCAGGCGATTGCCAAACCGGAAACTTCGTCAGTCCAAAAGCAGGCGATACCCAAACCTCCTGAGTCAACGCAAAAGCCGGTGGCTGTCGTCAAACCGGTGCCGACAAAGGAGACAAAAAAAGTTGTTGAAGAGCAGGTCCCAGCGCAACCGGTGGCCGCTGTTGCGTCGCAACCGATGGTTAAAAAAACGGTTGCCGCAACAACAGCAGTGCCTTCAGTCAAACCACAGCCGGTCACCACGGTGCTGCCGGTCAAGTCTGCTGACAAACCCGCTGTCAAGAAGCAGAAGTTGGGGAATTATACCGTGCAGGTCGGCACCTTCCTGATCCCCGACTCGGTGAAAAAAGCGCGTAATGTCATCCGCAAACTTGGTTTTGACCCGGTTGTTACCGACGTCCGCCAGGCGGTCAACATGACACGTCTGCGGGCTGACGTTTATCCGGACAAGGCGGCTGCGGTTGCGCGGGTCAAGCAGCTTAAATCTGTCGCGCCAGACTCATTTTATCTCCAGGTCGGGGCAGAATATCACGTTTATGTCGGCAGCTTCTTCAATATCGATACCGGACGACGCTTCGCCGATCATCTCTACACGCGGGGGATCCTGCTAGAAGAGGAAGAGGTCTCGATTGTAAAAACGTTGAAGCAGGTGAGCTTTGGCCAGTTTGTCGAGAAAAAAGAAGCTGATCAGGCTGCGGCCAAAGCCCGCAAGAAAGGGCTTGATGCGCAGGTCAGTGGACTTGGCAGTCATCGGTAA
- a CDS encoding MOSC domain-containing protein, giving the protein MENVSGRIVAVCRSAAKGERKKSIPVGELIVEHGLANDGHAGPGHRQISLLAQESIDKMCAAGLDVHAGDFAENITTSGIELPVLPIGTRLALGDKAVVEVTQIGKECHQRCAIYDQAGDCVMPREGIFARVVVGGAIRAGDRVARIAAPVSEDRSA; this is encoded by the coding sequence ATGGAAAACGTTTCAGGCAGGATCGTCGCCGTTTGTCGCAGTGCGGCCAAAGGGGAAAGAAAAAAGTCTATACCGGTGGGCGAGTTGATCGTTGAACACGGACTGGCCAACGATGGCCACGCCGGTCCCGGTCATCGCCAGATCAGTCTGCTGGCACAGGAAAGTATCGACAAGATGTGTGCTGCCGGGCTGGATGTCCATGCCGGAGATTTTGCTGAAAATATCACTACCAGTGGTATTGAGCTGCCGGTGCTGCCGATCGGTACACGATTGGCGCTGGGTGACAAGGCGGTTGTCGAGGTGACCCAGATTGGCAAGGAATGTCACCAGCGTTGCGCAATCTATGATCAGGCCGGTGACTGCGTCATGCCACGTGAAGGAATTTTTGCGCGGGTTGTGGTCGGCGGTGCAATTCGTGCGGGAGATCGGGTTGCGCGGATTGCTGCCCCGGTAAGCGAGGATCGCTCGGCATGA
- a CDS encoding MogA/MoaB family molybdenum cofactor biosynthesis protein, with amino-acid sequence MHIGVLTLSDQGSRGERVDESGRIARELLAPVGVVSHYELLPDDEEAITAKLRQWCDEEHLDLIVTTGGTGLTPRDVTPQATAPLLDYEVVGMAEAMRHASLKITPYAMISRALAGVRGSTLIINLPGSPKGVSENLNVVLPVLKHAIEKLQGAESDCAR; translated from the coding sequence ATTCACATTGGCGTGCTGACCTTGTCTGACCAAGGTTCACGTGGTGAGCGGGTTGATGAAAGCGGGCGGATTGCACGTGAGCTTCTCGCTCCGGTGGGGGTTGTGAGCCACTATGAATTGCTGCCGGACGATGAGGAGGCAATTACCGCGAAGTTGCGGCAGTGGTGTGATGAGGAACATCTTGATTTGATCGTTACCACCGGAGGGACGGGGCTGACGCCGCGCGATGTGACTCCGCAGGCGACCGCTCCGTTGCTCGATTACGAGGTTGTGGGGATGGCTGAGGCCATGCGCCATGCGAGCCTGAAGATAACCCCCTACGCAATGATTTCACGAGCCCTGGCGGGGGTTCGCGGCAGTACCCTGATTATCAACCTGCCAGGGAGTCCCAAGGGGGTCAGTGAAAACCTCAACGTTGTATTGCCGGTCTTGAAGCACGCGATTGAAAAACTTCAGGGGGCCGAGTCAGATTGTGCCCGTTGA
- a CDS encoding ZIP family metal transporter, which produces MTTAWEHILFFSILAALAFLVGTALVWTKEAWCRRNTPALLAFSAGVMLAVSFTHILPEATALTTSANYIFLLTFVAFYALEQLLVLHPDREGLLHSDIDKPNSHDAHCANPHPLGGIALVGMSLHSLLDGLIIGVGFEIDLEIGILSTLAIIIHKLPAGVSIASILLHYGYRKAKALTFTAIVAFSTPLGAICAYLFLKHLPLTVLGMFMSVAAGSFIYIAASDLIPESHRERGAKGVVALLGGILVALAAGVSP; this is translated from the coding sequence ATGACTACAGCGTGGGAACACATCCTCTTTTTCAGCATCCTGGCGGCCCTGGCCTTTCTTGTCGGCACCGCCCTGGTCTGGACCAAAGAAGCGTGGTGTCGCCGTAACACTCCAGCATTGCTGGCCTTTTCTGCCGGGGTTATGCTGGCGGTCAGTTTCACCCATATTCTCCCCGAAGCAACGGCGCTGACCACATCAGCCAACTACATCTTTCTGCTGACGTTCGTCGCCTTTTACGCTCTGGAACAACTGCTGGTACTGCACCCTGACCGTGAAGGGCTGTTGCACTCCGACATCGACAAACCGAACAGCCATGACGCTCATTGCGCCAATCCCCACCCGCTGGGCGGTATTGCACTGGTCGGCATGAGTCTGCATTCCCTGCTTGACGGCCTGATCATCGGTGTCGGCTTCGAAATCGACCTGGAAATCGGGATCCTCTCCACCCTTGCGATCATCATCCATAAACTTCCCGCCGGGGTCTCGATTGCTTCCATTCTCCTGCATTACGGCTATCGCAAAGCAAAGGCTCTGACCTTTACCGCAATCGTCGCCTTCTCCACTCCGCTGGGAGCGATCTGTGCCTACCTGTTCCTGAAACACCTGCCGCTCACGGTTCTTGGTATGTTTATGTCGGTGGCCGCCGGTTCATTCATCTACATTGCCGCATCAGATCTGATTCCGGAATCTCACCGGGAGCGAGGAGCCAAGGGAGTGGTCGCCCTGCTGGGGGGGATTCTTGTAGCGTTGGCGGCAGGGGTGTCTCCCTGA
- a CDS encoding response regulator, whose translation MLEGKKRVLLVDDVQLFIELEKSFFRKDDFDVFTANDGQEALVVAERERPDIIFMDLFMPKMNGDECCRRIKEHVALKFIPVVMVTQDGNDRDIELCLQAKCDEILFKPVDRNRFLGSVGKFLHVPLRQSSRYSGHLPVQFSSSRTPLMRGYSLNISEQGMFIEVAHIEPVGAEIRLSFLLATLAAPIDCSARVVWVNSSSERKQSHYPVGMGLEFVGLSAEDQSAIKAYLGTLRPLAK comes from the coding sequence ATGTTGGAGGGAAAAAAACGGGTACTTTTGGTCGATGACGTGCAATTGTTTATCGAACTCGAAAAGTCATTTTTTCGGAAGGATGATTTTGATGTTTTCACCGCGAACGACGGTCAGGAGGCCTTGGTCGTAGCGGAGCGTGAACGTCCCGACATCATCTTTATGGATCTTTTCATGCCGAAGATGAATGGTGACGAGTGCTGCCGCCGTATCAAAGAGCATGTCGCATTAAAGTTTATCCCGGTGGTGATGGTCACTCAAGACGGCAATGACCGGGATATTGAGCTTTGTCTTCAGGCAAAATGTGACGAAATATTGTTCAAGCCGGTTGATCGCAACCGCTTTCTGGGTTCTGTCGGCAAGTTTCTTCATGTCCCACTGCGGCAATCATCGCGTTATTCGGGGCATCTGCCGGTTCAATTCTCTTCGTCCCGAACCCCGTTGATGCGTGGTTATTCGCTCAATATCAGCGAGCAGGGGATGTTCATCGAAGTCGCCCATATCGAACCGGTTGGCGCGGAAATCAGATTAAGTTTTTTACTGGCAACGCTGGCTGCCCCGATCGATTGCAGCGCGCGCGTTGTCTGGGTGAATTCATCCAGTGAGCGTAAACAATCACACTATCCTGTCGGGATGGGGCTGGAGTTCGTTGGTTTGTCAGCTGAGGACCAGTCGGCAATCAAGGCGTATCTGGGGACGTTGCGCCCCCTTGCAAAATAG